The region TTACTCTACACTAAAAAGGCTATTGCTGCTCTACCGGTTTAGCAACAACCGGCGCGGCAAATACTTCGTTTTGGATACCAAGGGAAAAGCCGTGAATGCTGTCGAAAATCGCCTTTACAAAATCTTCATCCAGGCCTATCTCACCAGCGACCTTCAGCCTGTTTTCCAGTATCTCCTTCCAGCGTGCTGATTGGTAAATATCGAGCGCGTTAGCGCGTTTATACTCACCGATCCGCTTCGACACATCCGCGCGCAGGAACAGCATGTTTAATAATTCATGGTCCAGTTTGTCGATGAGGCTGCGTAGGTCCTGTAGCTGCTCTGGCTGCGCCACCCGCTCGCTCTCCAGGTCCAGCACCGTGAGCAGCTTATCGAGTCCGGCCGGTGTTACCTGCTGCGAGGCATCGCTCAGGGCCACATCCGGGTTAATGTGCGTTTCGATCATCAGGCCATCGGCACCTAAATGCAGGGCCTGCTGGCTTACAGTCTCCAGCAAGTCACGGCGGCCGGCAATATGACTCGGGTCGCAGAGCAGCGGAATGCCAGGGGCCAGGGTACGGATTTCCTGTATGGTTTGCCACTTGGGGTGGTTGCGGTAAGGTTTGCTGTTAGGCGTAGAGAAGCCGCGGTGAATCAGCCCCAGGTCGGTGATGCCGGCACGGTTCAGGCGCTCCAGCGCGCCCAGCCACAGCTGAATATCCGGATTTACTGGGTTTTTCACCATCACCGGAATGTCCACGCCCTGCAGCGCATCGGCGAGCTCCTGCACCGAGAAAGGGTTTACGGTTGTGCGAGCACCCACCCAAAGTATATCCACGCCATACTTCAGCGCCTCTTCCACGTGCTGGGTATTAGCTACCTCCACGGCTGTTTGCAGCCCTGTTTCCTGCTTCACCGTCTGCAGCCACTCCAGCCCCACCTTGCCTACTCCCTCGAATTGTCCCGGGCGGGTACGGGGCTTCCAGATGCCTGCCCTGAAGATAGAAACGCGGTGGTCTTTCTTCAGCTCGCGTGCCGTCTGCAGCATTTGTTCTTCCGATTCGGCACTGCAGGGGCCGGCGATAACGGTTGGGAGGGGGCCACCATTCAAGATTTTTGTGGTAGCTACTGTGTTGAGGTTAGATGTGTTGGTACTCATGATTTATAATTGATTTAAAATTTCTGTTGATGATGTTATTCTGTTGATGGCTTCTTTGAGCTGATCAGCGGGAGCGCAGAGGGAAACCCGCAGGTAGCGCTCGCCCTGGCTGCCGAATATTTTGCCGGGCGTCAGGAAAATGCCCTGCTCATAGAGGAGCTGGTTTAGGTATACTTCTACATCGGCTACCTCCTCGGGCACGCGTGCCCACACAAACATGCCTACCTGGCCTGGCGTGTAGGTGCAGCCGAGCTGATCGAGGAGGAGGTGCGCCAGCTGCTGCCGTTGGGCATACACGGCGTTGCGCTCCGCGTGCCAGCTTTGGCTGTTATGGAGGGCGGTAATGGCGGCCTCCTGCACCGGCAGCAGCTGCCCTGAGTCGAGATTGCTCTTCACGGCAAGTATGGCCGACAGGTACTCCTGTTTCCCCAGCACCATGCCTACGCGCCAGCCCGCCATGTTATGCGATTTGCTGAGCGAGTTCAGTTCCAGGCAGTTTTCTTTGGCGCCGGCTACACGTAGCAGGCTCAGCGGCGATTGCTCGTGCAGCACCAGGCTGTAGGGGTTGTCGTTGATGAGCAACAGGCCGTGCTGCTGCGCAAAGGCCACCAGCCACTCCAATGTATGCATGGCGGCGGGAGTGCCTGTTGGCATGTGCGGGTAATTGACCCACATCAGCTTAAAGCCGCCCTGCGCCACCAGCTGCTCCAGTTCCTTTGGCTGCGGAAGCCAGCCGCTTGCCTCTTCCAACGTATAGCTCACAATCTCCGCGCCGGCCAGGCGTGCCGCCGCGGCATAGGCCGGGTAGCCGGGGTTGGGCACCAGTACCTTGTCGCCGGGATTCAGGAAGGCCATGGATATATGGAAAATGCCTTCCTTAGAGCCCGCCAGCGGCAGTACCTCCTGCTCCTGCAGCTCCACGTGGTACAGCTGCTGGTACCAGGCTTGCATGGCCTGACGTAGCTTAGCCGTGCCGTTGTAGGGCTGGTAACCGTGGCTCGTGGCCTGCTGCGCCGACTGCGCGAGCGCCGCTATGGTAGCCTCGGAGGGAGGCAGGTCGGGGCTGCCGATGCCGAGGTTGATGATGCGTTTGCCCTGCGCCTGCAGTGCCCGCACCTCCGCCAGCTTTTGCGAGAAGTAATACTCCTGCACGTGCTGTAGCCTGTCTGCTTTAGGTATGATCATCTTCTTAACGTATGGCTGCTGTCTCTTTTTCGGATGCTGAGGTTAGCGGACGCGCCGCCTTCTGCAGCAGCCCCAGCACCTGTAACTCTTCCACCAGCGGCCGTACCTGCGCGATGGCCTCCTGCAGCTGCTCCACATGCTCCGCCTCCAGCTCTGCCACCATGTCGCCTCTCTCCTCTGAAGAAGGGAGGTGCTGCAGGAGCGCCAGCTCTACCTGGTGCTTCTGCAATAGACTTAGCAGTAAAGTGAGAGTGGCGGTATGCAGCGGCTTGCGGAAGGTAAGTATGGCCTTGTTGGCAGTGGCCGGTATGGCAGGCTGCTCCCGCTGCAGCAGCAGGAAGCGGGTATGGTTATGAGCCGATTCGGCGATGCCAGCGGCCAGGATCTCCAGGCCGTAAAGCGCTGCGGCCGCTTTTCCGGCAATGGCGGCTGTGTGCTGCAGCTGCTGTTCCTGAATGAGCTTCGCACTGTCGGCGGTATCGTGGGTTTCCTGTGGGTGCAGGTGCGGGTGCTGCTGCAGAAAGCCGCTGCACTGTGCCAGCGCCACCGGGTGCGATAGCACCGTCTGTAGGCTGGCTATACTTTGCCCTGGCAGCGCCATCAGGTTTTGGTCAATGGGCATCCAATGCTCTGCCGCTATGTGCAGCCCGTGCTCCTGCAGCAGCACGTAGTTGGGCAGCAGGCTTCCGGCCAGGGTATTCTCAATGGCCATCACGGCGATATCCACCTCCGCCTGCTGCAGCGAAGCGCAAAGGCTGCGGAAGGTGGTGCAGGGCACCGTCTCCACGGATCTGCCGGCGAGCAGCTGCCTGGCAGCCGCATCGTGGAAGGAGGCGGGCCCACCCTGTATGGCAATTCTGGTTCTGTTCATGGTGTGGATGCTATGGGGTTAAAAAGAAAAAACCCCGCTTGTGGCGGGGCTTCTCGGTTTATACTTTGGTGTGTTTCACAAACACAATAGCATTACCTGTGGAGCCCCGGCGGAGTACCAAAAAAGTAAAAGCTAAAGTAAAATGTGTTGTGCAACATGTGTTTATACATCTTTCTGCTCCAAAGCTAGTTTGTGAGATTCAGAAATCCTACTTAAAAATTACTTTTATTACGCCACCGCTGATGACTCCACCCCGCTTTGCGGGTACTTGCGGTGCTGCTGCAGCGCCTCCATCAGCGTTCTCACAAAGTGGCTGTCCATCTCGGTATAGTCGTCTCGCTGCAGCCAGGCGTCCAGCTCGCGCTGCCAGCGGCTTACCTGCAGGCTCTCCTGCACATCGCCCATCTGGTGCAGGCTTATCTTCTGCGATACCTCGCGGCGGCGCAGCAACAGCTCCATCAGGGCCTTGTCCATGCTGTCCATCTGCTGGCTCAGGTCGTCGAGCTGCTCTACCAGGTGGTTGGTGCCGTCCAGCTTCACCTTCGTTTCGATGGCGTTGATGAGCAGCCCCAGCTCCTGCGGCATCAGCTGCTGCTGCGGGCTGCTGAGTGCCGCAGCCGGGTTCACGTGCGACTCGAACAGCAGGCCATCTGCTCCCAGGTCTACGGCTTTCTGGCTAACCGGGTACAGCAGGCTGCGGCGGCCGGCAATGTGCGCGGCATCGCAAAGTACGGGCAGCTCCGGATGCATGTCCTTCAGCTGCAGCATGTGGTCCCAGCGCGGGTGGTTGCGGTAGGGATACTGCTCATCGGCGGTAAAGCCACGGTTGATCAGGCCAAGGTCGGTGATGTCGGCCTGATTGAGGCGCTCCAGCGCTCCCAGCCACAGGCCCAGGTCCGGGTACACCGGGTTGTTCACCAGTACAGGCATATTAGTTCCTTTCAGGGCAGCGGCTATCTCCTCCATGGCGAAAGGGTTTACCGTCGCGCGCCCGCTGATGCTCAGGATGTCTACGCCATACTTCATGGCCTCCTCGGCATGCTGTACATTGGCCACTTCGCAGGCGGTGCGCAGGCCGGTTTCTTTTTTCACCATGTCAAGCCACTGTAGCCCCACCGTACCGACACCCTTGAATGAGTTAGGGCGTGTGCGCGATTTCCAGATACCAGCACGTAGCACATTAATTCCCTTAATGGCTTTTAGCTGTTGGGCTGTTTTCAGCATCTGTTCTTCGCTCTCGGCACTGCATGGTCCCGCAATTAGCACCAGGCTGCCGTCTGCATGTCGGAAGCTGCTTTTCTGTGCTACATTGATCGGTGCTCTACTTGCTCTCATGGTTTTGGCATGTTAAATAATCTTGTTTTGTTTTTGGTTGATATAAGTTTGAGATACGCTTAAAGCAAAAGAGCCCCGCTTGTGGCGGGGCTCCCTTGGTGGTTTATATCTTACAGCTCTTTTACAGCGCACAAATACATTACCTCGGAAGCCCCGTATGAGGCACCTTAAAGGAAATCGTATTAATGCAGGCTAGTTGCTGAAGCATGTCTTTGTCTATATTTACAGCAAGTATAAAGTATAAGTGGGCAACAAAGCAAGTTTTTGTCTGAAAATATTTTTGCAAGGCAGGGTGGGAGGTGTGCTGCTGTGTCTTGACAATCAGTTGTTTACTCTTTTACCGGTGGCTCGGGCAGCTCACTTTCTTTTTTAGGGAAGAGAAGCGAGGCGATGATGGAAATAGCCAGAATAGCTCCTACGGCTATCAGCGCGTAGCGCATGTCGATATGGTAAATATCACTGATAATCAGCTTCACGCCGATAAAGGCCAGGATGAGCGAGAGGCCATAGTGCAGGTAATGGAACAGCTGCATAATGCCTGCCAGCGCAAAGTACAGGGCGCGCAAGCCCAGCAGGGCAAATACGTTGGAAGTATACACAATGAAGGGATCCTTGGAGATGGCAAGGATAGCCGGGATAGAGTCGGCGGCGAACACCACGTCGGTGCTCTCGATCATGATCAGCACCAGGAACATGGGCGTGGCGTACCATTTGCCGTCTATCTTGGTAAAAAACTTACCGCCCACGGCGGTTTTGGTCATGCGCAGGTGTTTGCTGGCCCACTTCACCAGCGGGTTCTGCTCGGGATCCACGTCGTTGTCCTTGGTAAAGGCCATTTTAATGCCTGTGTACACCAGAAAAGCGCCCAGAATGTAGATGAGGAAGTGGAACTTGGCAATGAGCGCCACGCCGACAAGTATAAAGATGGCGCGCAGCACCAGGGCTCCGAACACGCCCCAGAACAGCAGGTTGTGCTGGTACTTGAGCGGCACCTTGAAGTAGTTAAAGATCAGGATGAAGACGAAAAGGTTGTCCACGCTCAGCGACTTTTCGATCAGGTAGCCCGTGAGGAACTCCATGGCCGGCTGCTCGCCTTTCCAGAAGTAGATGAGCACGTTAAAGCCCAGGGCCAGCATAATCCAGAACAGGCTGGTGAGCAGGGCTTCCTTTATTTTCACCTCATGCTCCTTGCGGTGGAACACGAACAAGTCCAGTACCAGCATCAGCACTACAAAGGCATTAAAAAAGATCCAGAAATAAATGCTGTCCATGAGCTAAGTCGTGTCTTTAGAAGAAACAAATATAGGCAAGGGGTGGCAAACTCACATGCATTGTTCGCCGAAAAGCTGCTGTAGCCAGCTATACTTCCGGAACAGGCGCCCTGGGTGGAGTAAGGGGTATATGTTGTTCGTGAGCGGAGATCCCAGGCATACTTATTTCCTGGCCCTTTAGCTTTCCAACTTCTACCAACTGGCTACGGAAGCAAAGTATAAACGTTAGTGCCTGCCTATACTTTAGAGCCGGGCTAGTAGCGGTCGAAGTGGCGGAAATAACTGCTAAGCTTCATCTTGATCACGCCCAGCACGGCCTCCTTAAAAATACCCGACGACATTTTAGAGGTGCCTTTAGTGCGGTCAGTAAAGATGATCGGCACTTCCTTTATCTTGAAGCCATACTTGTAGGAAAGGAACTTCATTTCGATCTGGAAGGCATAGCCCACGAAACGGATCTCGTCGAGCTGGATGGTTTCGAGCACTTTGCGGCGGTAGCATTTAAAGCCAGCCGTCGTGTCGTGAATGGGCATGCCTGTTACCAGGCGCACATACGAGCTGGCGAACCACGACATCAATACGCGGCTCATAGGCCAGTTCACCACGTTTACGCCCTGCACGTAGCGGCTGCCAATGGCCACGTCGTAGCCGTTGTTGGCGCAGGCATCGTAGAGGCGCAGCAGATCGTCAGGGTTGTGCGAGAAATCACAGTCCATCTCGAAAATGAACTCGTAGCCGTGGCGCAGCGCATACTTAAAACCGTGGATGTAGGCCGTGCCGAGGCCCAACTTGCCCTGGCGGGTTTCGAGCTGCAGGCGACCGGGGAATTCCAGCTGCAGTTGGCGCACAATGTCGGCGGTGCCGTCCGGGGATCCGTCGTCGATAATCAACAGCTCGAAGGGGTGGGGTAAGGACATCACCTTCCGCACCATCGCCTCTATGTTTTCCCGCTCGTTGTAAGTTGGGATGATCACCAACGCGTCTTTCATCCGGCAAATATAGCTAATCAGCTATTGTGGGCATGAGGCCTGGTAGAATTAATTTTGCAGGCCAACTCTTTGGCAGCGCGTATACAACTCGGCACCGACACACCCGAATGCCAGTTGGCGGCGATGTACATGCCCTCGCTCTCCAGGGTCTGGGCCATTTGATGGGCATCCTCTATGTGAATGTCGTACTGGGGCAAGGATTGCTGCCAGAGGTGGGCGTACTGGAAATTCGGCTTTTCGGAGGTGATGCCGTGCAGTTCCTTGAGTTCCTGATGCACCTGCCGCAGCAGCGCCTCTCGCTCCGTTAAAGCATGGTGTTCGGCCTGCACACCTCCCACGAAGGTGGTAAACAGCACCTCGTGCGGGCGGCAACGGCCACTGAAAACAGAGCTGCTCCAGATAGACTGTGCCGTAAACGCGTCTTCGGCCCTCGGGTGCATGGCTCCGAAGCCCTCCAGCGGATTGCTCACGTCGCGGCGGTTGTAGGCAGTGTGCACCACCGACAGGGGCGGGTAGTGGATGTTCTGCAGCGCGGCGGCCATGCCCGGGAAAGTATAGTGCAGCAGGTCGGCGGCTTTGGGGGCAGGCAGCGCCAGCACCAACATGTCATACTCCTCGGTGTCGGTTTCGGAGGGGGAGGCGCAGCTCACGATGTATTTGCCCTCGCAGCGGGTAATCATCTCCACCTGGTGCTCGGTGTGCAGCGAGATCAGCTTATCTGCTATAGCGAGCGGCAAAGTATGCATTCCTTCCACAAAGGAAAACGACTTGAGCCGGTCGGCCGCTTTCCGGTGGTGCGCCAGCCCCTTCAGCACAGAGCCGTGCTCCATCTCCAGCTCCTTTAGCTGCGGAAAAGTTTTTCGGATCAGCAGTTTATCCGGGTCTCCGGCATACAGGCTGGAGATGAGCGGGTTTACCCCGTACTCCAGCACGCCAGGGCCAAAGCGGCGCTCGAAAAACTGCGACACGGTTTCATACGCGTGCTCAGCAGGCGGAATGTTCTTTTCCTGCAGGATGCGGTAGCGGGTCTTCCAGGAGAAGCAGGTGTTGGAGAGGAGTGAGAAAGGCGAGAGCGGCAGCTGCTGATAGGTGCCGTCGCGCAGCACAAAATGGTTATGGCTGTTGTCGGCTGCCGGGAGTACTTCCACATCCAGTTTCAGCTCCCGCACCAGGTCGTCCAGCTCCGGCGAGAATTGGACAGCATTTGGGCCCAGTTCCAGCAGGTAATCGCCCACTCTAACCGTGCGGATGTTGCCCCCTACCTGGCTGCCGGCCTCCAGTAAATCGTAGGGGATGCCCAGTTTTTGCAGGTAATAGGCCAGCGCCAACCCCGAAATCCCCGCTCCAATAATCGCTACTCTCATCTGCTGCTGTTCCTGTTTATTTTATACTTTGTTACCCTGGCCGGGACCGGCATTTACCCTCCTAAACGTTTTAATGCGTAATTTAGCGCACCAACCCACACTAACTATACCACATGCAGAAGCAAAAGTGCGTTTTCCTGGACCGCGACGGTGTACTGAACCGTGAGCGTGGCGACTATACGTATGCGTTGGAAGATTTTGAAGTGCTGCCCCGTGTGCCTGAGGCGCTTAGGCTGTTGAAGAAGAACGGCTATTTGCTGATCGTGGTTACAAACCAAGGGGGCGTGGCCAAGGGATTGTACAAAAAAACGGATGTGCTGGCCTGCCACCAGAAACTACAGGACTTCTGCGGCTCGTTGATCGATGCCCACTACATGGCGCCCGGCCACCCGAGTTCCTCCGCCTCCCTCTCCCGCAAGCCCGATAGCCTGATGCTGGAGAAAGCCATCGCCAGGTATAACATAGACCCCGCCCAAAGCTGGATGGTGGGTGACTCGCTACGTGATCTGGAGGCTGCTGAAAAAGTAGGCGTTCGCGGTATACTGGTGGGTGGCAAGTATGAACCCGGCGCGCATGTATGGCAAATGGCTGACCTGTGGGAAGCGGCGCAGTTTATACTTGGGGAAGCGGTTGGGGGAGTATAGGAAAAGTATGTTGATCTGGATATATTCACAGACAGAACTGTCAAGAATGAGGGATAGGTAAGACTACCTCCACACATAATGCAGATAAGCCGAATAGACTTCCGTTTAGCCGGTAGTTGGGCATAATAGGGAAATATAAAGTAAAGAATTGATGTTTGACTGGAGCAGAATTATTTGGCCTAATCTTGCGATATTACTCGCTGTGACTTTTCTACAAGTAATTTACATGGGCACATCTCCTAACCCGGCTTATGACGAAGACCTTCAGTTTAACACAGTTTGTTTTGGAAATATCATCTGTTATAAAAAGGTTCTACTATACCAATTAGCCATTTTTGGATTATTGACAATAGGATTAAACTATATATTATTGAGGGGAAAATCCCAAAACCCTATAAGAGTATCAATGACAGTATTTCTCGCATTCATCTTGATAACAGGTAGTCTTTTGACTTATTTATCGATGGGCTTCTTTGGGAAAGGTTAATTTAAAACTTCTATGCCCAACACGGCACATGCTTCATACTCGGCTGCGCCTCGTTCGCAGCCTGTACAAAACGTTATGACGCATTAAAATTTATTAAATGAGCCAACTAAATTTCTTCTTTGATAAAAAAGATATTCAGAAGAAGGTCCTGGCGATTATTGCATTGAACGAAGCAGAGGTCTTCAGAGGTTCTTTCTATGAAACAGACGCACCAAGGCCTATTGGAAGCATTGAGGAACTTGGTGAATTTGAAAGTTTGGTTCTTTGGCTCAGAAACGGCTTCAGAGAGCCCAAGTGTTCCAGTAAAGGAAGCGGGGAAATTGAAAGGAAGTATCTCTTTGACTACATGAAAGACCCAATCATAGTGATCGATAATAGTACTGTTTCAAACAACTTGATGGCACCTAGTCGCATATATTATAAATCAGGATGGGTTAAAAATGAAGAATTAAGAAAGAAGCACAAGGATTGGGCTACTAGAATTTATAAACTCTTCGATAAGGACACATTGAAAATTAAGAAGACCTGGAGAGTGTCTAAATCTGTAGAAGATTGGATAAATAGTGGGGGTGAGATTGAGTTAGGTAGAGGCGGCTTGGTGCTTAACAGAGAAAAAATTAAGGAACAAAGCAGAGTACAGTAATCATACTTTCTTTGGCTGACGCCCTACCATCTGCTATACCTGCAGGTTAGCTGTCTTATTTATAACTATCGTATCAACTAAAGCAATCATTTACACCTATGGGCCTGTTTAACAAACTCTTTGGCGGAACAAAAAAGATATCAACTACTACACCCCCGATCACAAACTTTACCGCTTCAGATGCGCTTATGGACGAGGAGAAGTTTTGGGACATCATCCAAACCACCAGGAGCAAAGCAAACGGAGATTACGAGCAACAGCAGGAAGAGTTGGCAGGCGAACTTCGCCGGTTAACACCTGACGAGATCATCTTGTTTGGGAACAGGTTCCGGTACTTCAGAGGGCTAGCAAACACATGGGAATTATGGGGGGCTGTATACATTATTGAGGGCGGTTGTGGTGATGACTGCTTTAATGACTTCAGGGAATGGGTAATCGGGCAAGGCAGAGATTTCTACTACAATACAATCAATGACCCGGAAACACTTGTTGAAGTAGACTCTGATATAATTGAAGACGTTGACAGGGAAGGCTTGGGCTATGTTCCTGCTACGGTTTTCAAAGAACTAACAGGGCAGCGTATGCCTTATCCATACCAAGAGAAAATGGAGACGACAGGGTACGAGTGGGAAGAGGGAAGCGATGCCTTAAAGCAGATGTTCCCAAAGTTGTCTGCCAAATACCCACATAATGTGTAAAGCAACATGAGCTTCCTTAAAGCAGAATGGCGAAAGCTGGCGATTGCTAACTACGAAGTAGAGCGCTCGCTATTAACAGACTACCTCCCATACGGGACCGAACTGGACCTGTGGAACGGCAAGTGCTATGTGAGTCTGGTGGGCTTTATGTTTGTGAATACTCGTTTGCTGAACTGCAGAATTCCCTTCCATGTAAATTTTGAGGAAGTGAACCTGCGGTTTTATGTAAAGCGGCTGGAGCAGGGCGAGTGGAAAAGGGGAGTCGTGTTCATCAAGGAAATTGTGCCGAAACCTGCTTTAACTTTAGTGGCCAACACTATCTACAACGAGAACTACGAGACACTGCCCATGAGGCACCGGTGGGAGGAAGCAGGAGACGAAAGGCTGGTGGAGTATAGTTGGAGAAAGAACTCGAAGTGGCAAACCTTTAGCGTTAGGGCTAGCAGCAAAGCAACAGAGATAGAGGCCGGAAG is a window of Pontibacter kalidii DNA encoding:
- a CDS encoding chorismate mutase gives rise to the protein MSTNTSNLNTVATTKILNGGPLPTVIAGPCSAESEEQMLQTARELKKDHRVSIFRAGIWKPRTRPGQFEGVGKVGLEWLQTVKQETGLQTAVEVANTQHVEEALKYGVDILWVGARTTVNPFSVQELADALQGVDIPVMVKNPVNPDIQLWLGALERLNRAGITDLGLIHRGFSTPNSKPYRNHPKWQTIQEIRTLAPGIPLLCDPSHIAGRRDLLETVSQQALHLGADGLMIETHINPDVALSDASQQVTPAGLDKLLTVLDLESERVAQPEQLQDLRSLIDKLDHELLNMLFLRADVSKRIGEYKRANALDIYQSARWKEILENRLKVAGEIGLDEDFVKAIFDSIHGFSLGIQNEVFAAPVVAKPVEQQ
- a CDS encoding pyridoxal phosphate-dependent aminotransferase, with amino-acid sequence MIIPKADRLQHVQEYYFSQKLAEVRALQAQGKRIINLGIGSPDLPPSEATIAALAQSAQQATSHGYQPYNGTAKLRQAMQAWYQQLYHVELQEQEVLPLAGSKEGIFHISMAFLNPGDKVLVPNPGYPAYAAAARLAGAEIVSYTLEEASGWLPQPKELEQLVAQGGFKLMWVNYPHMPTGTPAAMHTLEWLVAFAQQHGLLLINDNPYSLVLHEQSPLSLLRVAGAKENCLELNSLSKSHNMAGWRVGMVLGKQEYLSAILAVKSNLDSGQLLPVQEAAITALHNSQSWHAERNAVYAQRQQLAHLLLDQLGCTYTPGQVGMFVWARVPEEVADVEVYLNQLLYEQGIFLTPGKIFGSQGERYLRVSLCAPADQLKEAINRITSSTEILNQL
- a CDS encoding prephenate dehydratase domain-containing protein, which translates into the protein MNRTRIAIQGGPASFHDAAARQLLAGRSVETVPCTTFRSLCASLQQAEVDIAVMAIENTLAGSLLPNYVLLQEHGLHIAAEHWMPIDQNLMALPGQSIASLQTVLSHPVALAQCSGFLQQHPHLHPQETHDTADSAKLIQEQQLQHTAAIAGKAAAALYGLEILAAGIAESAHNHTRFLLLQREQPAIPATANKAILTFRKPLHTATLTLLLSLLQKHQVELALLQHLPSSEERGDMVAELEAEHVEQLQEAIAQVRPLVEELQVLGLLQKAARPLTSASEKETAAIR
- a CDS encoding 3-deoxy-7-phosphoheptulonate synthase translates to MRASRAPINVAQKSSFRHADGSLVLIAGPCSAESEEQMLKTAQQLKAIKGINVLRAGIWKSRTRPNSFKGVGTVGLQWLDMVKKETGLRTACEVANVQHAEEAMKYGVDILSISGRATVNPFAMEEIAAALKGTNMPVLVNNPVYPDLGLWLGALERLNQADITDLGLINRGFTADEQYPYRNHPRWDHMLQLKDMHPELPVLCDAAHIAGRRSLLYPVSQKAVDLGADGLLFESHVNPAAALSSPQQQLMPQELGLLINAIETKVKLDGTNHLVEQLDDLSQQMDSMDKALMELLLRRREVSQKISLHQMGDVQESLQVSRWQRELDAWLQRDDYTEMDSHFVRTLMEALQQHRKYPQSGVESSAVA
- a CDS encoding TerC family protein; the protein is MDSIYFWIFFNAFVVLMLVLDLFVFHRKEHEVKIKEALLTSLFWIMLALGFNVLIYFWKGEQPAMEFLTGYLIEKSLSVDNLFVFILIFNYFKVPLKYQHNLLFWGVFGALVLRAIFILVGVALIAKFHFLIYILGAFLVYTGIKMAFTKDNDVDPEQNPLVKWASKHLRMTKTAVGGKFFTKIDGKWYATPMFLVLIMIESTDVVFAADSIPAILAISKDPFIVYTSNVFALLGLRALYFALAGIMQLFHYLHYGLSLILAFIGVKLIISDIYHIDMRYALIAVGAILAISIIASLLFPKKESELPEPPVKE
- a CDS encoding polyprenol monophosphomannose synthase — protein: MKDALVIIPTYNERENIEAMVRKVMSLPHPFELLIIDDGSPDGTADIVRQLQLEFPGRLQLETRQGKLGLGTAYIHGFKYALRHGYEFIFEMDCDFSHNPDDLLRLYDACANNGYDVAIGSRYVQGVNVVNWPMSRVLMSWFASSYVRLVTGMPIHDTTAGFKCYRRKVLETIQLDEIRFVGYAFQIEMKFLSYKYGFKIKEVPIIFTDRTKGTSKMSSGIFKEAVLGVIKMKLSSYFRHFDRY
- the hemG gene encoding protoporphyrinogen oxidase, which gives rise to MRVAIIGAGISGLALAYYLQKLGIPYDLLEAGSQVGGNIRTVRVGDYLLELGPNAVQFSPELDDLVRELKLDVEVLPAADNSHNHFVLRDGTYQQLPLSPFSLLSNTCFSWKTRYRILQEKNIPPAEHAYETVSQFFERRFGPGVLEYGVNPLISSLYAGDPDKLLIRKTFPQLKELEMEHGSVLKGLAHHRKAADRLKSFSFVEGMHTLPLAIADKLISLHTEHQVEMITRCEGKYIVSCASPSETDTEEYDMLVLALPAPKAADLLHYTFPGMAAALQNIHYPPLSVVHTAYNRRDVSNPLEGFGAMHPRAEDAFTAQSIWSSSVFSGRCRPHEVLFTTFVGGVQAEHHALTEREALLRQVHQELKELHGITSEKPNFQYAHLWQQSLPQYDIHIEDAHQMAQTLESEGMYIAANWHSGVSVPSCIRAAKELACKINSTRPHAHNS
- a CDS encoding D-glycero-alpha-D-manno-heptose-1,7-bisphosphate 7-phosphatase, translated to MQKQKCVFLDRDGVLNRERGDYTYALEDFEVLPRVPEALRLLKKNGYLLIVVTNQGGVAKGLYKKTDVLACHQKLQDFCGSLIDAHYMAPGHPSSSASLSRKPDSLMLEKAIARYNIDPAQSWMVGDSLRDLEAAEKVGVRGILVGGKYEPGAHVWQMADLWEAAQFILGEAVGGV
- a CDS encoding DUF4240 domain-containing protein is translated as MGLFNKLFGGTKKISTTTPPITNFTASDALMDEEKFWDIIQTTRSKANGDYEQQQEELAGELRRLTPDEIILFGNRFRYFRGLANTWELWGAVYIIEGGCGDDCFNDFREWVIGQGRDFYYNTINDPETLVEVDSDIIEDVDREGLGYVPATVFKELTGQRMPYPYQEKMETTGYEWEEGSDALKQMFPKLSAKYPHNV
- a CDS encoding YqjF family protein encodes the protein MSFLKAEWRKLAIANYEVERSLLTDYLPYGTELDLWNGKCYVSLVGFMFVNTRLLNCRIPFHVNFEEVNLRFYVKRLEQGEWKRGVVFIKEIVPKPALTLVANTIYNENYETLPMRHRWEEAGDERLVEYSWRKNSKWQTFSVRASSKATEIEAGSETEFITEHYWGYARVSKAKTNEYEVTHPRWGVYEVLDYKIGVDFGEVYGKRFSFLNNQGPVSVMLAEGSEITVENKKCIDKRIADKAIAI